TCACTGCGTTCGGAATGACAAGGAGATTTACCGCCCAACGGCGGACAAAATGCTGCTGACGGCCGGCTCGGACAAGTGCAGGAACGTGCCGGGCAACAAGCCTAGCCAGAATACCAGCACAATCAGCGGCACGAACACGGCCAGCTCGCCGCCGGTGAGGTCGGTGATGGTGGCGGAAAACGACGAGTCGGGTCCCAGCATGGTGCGCTGAAACAAGCGCAGCAGGTACACCGCCGAGAAGATGATGGTGAGGCCGGCCACCGCGCCCACCCAGGCCGAGTACTGGTAGATGCCGGCCAGCAGCAGGAACTCGCCCACGAAGCCGCCCGTGAGGGGCAGGGCCACGGTGCTGAGCAGCATCACTAGAAAGCAGACCGATAGCAATGGCGTGCGGCGGGTGAGGCCCCCGAGGTCGGGCAGCAGGCGGGTGCCGGTGCGGCGCTCAATGGCGTCGGCCACGAAGAACATGCCCACCACGTTCACGCCGTGGGCCAGCATTTGCACCACGGCGCCTTGCAGGCCGATTTGGGTGAGCGAGAACACGCCGGCCGCCATCAGGCCCACGTGCGAGAGCGACGAATAGGCAATGAGGCGTTTCATGTCGCGCTGCCGAATGGCGATGAGGGCCCCGTAGATAACCCCGATGACGGCTAAGATGATGACTGGCTTCTGCCACTGGCTGACGCCGAGCGGTACCACCGGCAGCAGCCAGCGCAGCGTGCCGTAGATGCCCATTTTCAACATGATGCCCGAGAGCAGCATGGTGGCCGGGGCGGGGGCCTCGGTGTAAGTATCGGGCTGCCAGGTGTGGAAGGGGAAGATGGGCATTTTCACGGCGAAGGCCGCGAAAATCAGCCAGAACAACCACGACTGCTCGCCGGCGCTCAGCTTCAGCTTGTAGAACGCCGACAGCTCGGAGGAATGAGCGGCGAGGCTGCCGGCGGCGGGGCCGGTTTGCAGGTACAAGTACACGAAGCCGGCCAGCATCAGCAGCGAGCCGACGACGGTGTAGAGGAAAAACTTGAGCGTAACGGCGATGCGCCGCTCGCCTCCCCAGGCCCCGGCCAGGAAATAAATCGGGATGAGCGCCACTTCCCAAAAGAAGTAGAACAGAAAGGCATCCAGCGACATAAACACGCCGAGCAGCCCGGTTTGCATGAACAGCACCAGGGCGTAGAAAGCCGAGGGGTTTTCGTAGTTGTGCCGAAATGCGGCTAGCAAAATGAGGGGCACCAGGAAGGTGGTGAGCAGCACCAGCAGCAGGCTGAGGCCGTCGAGCCCGATATGAAAATTAATGCCAGTTGACTGCACCCAGGCGTAATCGAGGTTGTAGGCGGAAGAGCCGTGGCGGGTGAAATCGACGGCTACAAAGGCGGCCAGGGCAAATTCGACCAAGGCAGCTCCCAGGGCCAGGGCCCGGGCGGTGGCCCCTTTGGTGAAGTGGAGCAGCAGCGCGGCGGCCAGGGGGAGAAAAAGCAGTACAGCAGTCAGCATTGGCAGGGCAGAAGGGCAGCGGCGGCTCCCAAACCGGGCCGCGAATTGCGTGCAAACTTACGCATTGCCAGATAAGAGCGCACACCTCCAAACTTTGAGCGGCCAACTTTGTGCGGGGGCGGGAGTAATTTCGCCCCACTGGCCCCGCTCGTTGGCGGGGCCCTTTGCCCGAACCCGTATGGCCCGCAGCCCCATTGCCGATTTTTTGACGGCCCCGGCCACCGTGCCCATCCTCGACGTGCGGGCCCCGGCCGAGTACGCCCAAGGCCACATCCCGGGGGCCCTGAGCCTGCCGCTGTTCTCCAACGACGAGCGCGCCCGCATCGGCACTACGTATAAGCAAGTGAACCCCGACAAGGCCGTGCTGCTGGGCCTCGATTTTTTTGGGCCCAAGTTGCGCACCTTGGTGGAGCAGGCCAAGCAGCTGGCCCCCAGCCAGGCCGTGCGCCTGCACTGCTGGCGTGGCGGCATGCGCAGCGGCGCTGTGCAGTGGCTGCTGGAGTTGGCCGGTTTCCAGGTGAACCTGCTCGACCACGGCTACAAGGACTACCGCCGCTGGGCGGGGGCCGAGTTTGCTCGGCTGCGGCCCTTGTACATCGTGGGCGGCTACACCGGCAGTGGCAAAACCGAGGTGCTGCACGCGCTGGCCGCCCAGGGCCAGCCGGTGCTCGACCTGGAGGGCCTGGCCCACCACAAAGGCTCGTCGTTCGGCAGCCTGGGGCAGCCGGCCCAGCCCACGCAGGAGCAGTTTGAAAATAACCTGGCCGCCGCCCTGGGGGCCCTGCCCGCCGATCAGCCGGTGTGGGTGGAGGACGAAAGCCGCTCCATTGGCAGCCTGCACATCCCCACGCCGCTCTTCGACCAGATGCAGGCGGCGCCGCTGCTGGCCCTCGACGTGCCCCGCGCCGCCCGCGTG
This genomic stretch from Hymenobacter sp. PAMC 26628 harbors:
- a CDS encoding complex I subunit 4 family protein; protein product: MLTAVLLFLPLAAALLLHFTKGATARALALGAALVEFALAAFVAVDFTRHGSSAYNLDYAWVQSTGINFHIGLDGLSLLLVLLTTFLVPLILLAAFRHNYENPSAFYALVLFMQTGLLGVFMSLDAFLFYFFWEVALIPIYFLAGAWGGERRIAVTLKFFLYTVVGSLLMLAGFVYLYLQTGPAAGSLAAHSSELSAFYKLKLSAGEQSWLFWLIFAAFAVKMPIFPFHTWQPDTYTEAPAPATMLLSGIMLKMGIYGTLRWLLPVVPLGVSQWQKPVIILAVIGVIYGALIAIRQRDMKRLIAYSSLSHVGLMAAGVFSLTQIGLQGAVVQMLAHGVNVVGMFFVADAIERRTGTRLLPDLGGLTRRTPLLSVCFLVMLLSTVALPLTGGFVGEFLLLAGIYQYSAWVGAVAGLTIIFSAVYLLRLFQRTMLGPDSSFSATITDLTGGELAVFVPLIVLVFWLGLLPGTFLHLSEPAVSSILSAVGR
- the mnmH gene encoding tRNA 2-selenouridine(34) synthase MnmH, with protein sequence MARSPIADFLTAPATVPILDVRAPAEYAQGHIPGALSLPLFSNDERARIGTTYKQVNPDKAVLLGLDFFGPKLRTLVEQAKQLAPSQAVRLHCWRGGMRSGAVQWLLELAGFQVNLLDHGYKDYRRWAGAEFARLRPLYIVGGYTGSGKTEVLHALAAQGQPVLDLEGLAHHKGSSFGSLGQPAQPTQEQFENNLAAALGALPADQPVWVEDESRSIGSLHIPTPLFDQMQAAPLLALDVPRAARVPKLALEYGRHDAGALASAILRLRKRLGGLVTKEALAAIADNDMNTMVDLVLTYYDKTYAHTMASAPTGRLTVPVPAVDTDGVANAALVLAAAATLPQTVL